One Janthinobacterium sp. TB1-E2 genomic region harbors:
- a CDS encoding dienelactone hydrolase family protein gives MLGLLLSLPCLPLKAQLVPSPLPLDARLNEQVIMVPAGDGLREVLETTVFRPAGPGPFPLLLMNHGKQAGPARLQQRERFIYMATEFVRRGYAVMLPMRAGFARSTGAYRDFGCDMLGNAQGQARDMLAALAYARRQSWVDPQRIVVAGQSYGGMAALALATRVVPGVRGVLNFSGGLRVDMPGCDWQGALAKTFATLGAYNHIPSLWLYGANDSYFGPVLAQRLFRSFTGSGGQAQLVAYGPFKRDAHLTLGSRDGVAVWLPATERFLQKIGMPVRQVYRVADAPSPPATHFAPQDDIAAVPYLEEQGRAAYRDFLEKTAPRAFALSASGAWAWAEEGESPDVRALASCQRRSSLPCQLYSVDESVVWPVDGASASAAGGAQ, from the coding sequence TTGCTGGGTTTGCTGCTCAGCCTGCCTTGTCTGCCACTGAAAGCCCAGCTTGTCCCCTCGCCGTTGCCGCTCGATGCGCGCCTGAACGAGCAAGTCATCATGGTGCCGGCCGGTGACGGTTTGCGCGAAGTGCTGGAGACGACGGTGTTTCGTCCCGCCGGCCCCGGCCCGTTCCCCCTGCTGCTGATGAATCACGGCAAGCAGGCCGGCCCGGCCCGGCTGCAGCAGCGCGAGCGCTTTATCTATATGGCCACCGAATTCGTGCGCCGCGGCTATGCGGTGATGCTGCCCATGCGCGCCGGCTTTGCCCGTTCCACGGGCGCCTACCGCGATTTCGGCTGCGACATGCTGGGCAACGCGCAGGGCCAGGCGCGCGACATGCTGGCCGCGCTCGCGTATGCGCGCCGCCAGAGCTGGGTCGACCCGCAGCGCATCGTCGTCGCGGGCCAGTCGTATGGCGGCATGGCGGCGCTGGCGCTGGCCACCCGGGTGGTGCCCGGCGTGCGCGGCGTGCTCAATTTTTCCGGCGGCTTGCGCGTCGACATGCCAGGCTGCGACTGGCAAGGGGCGCTGGCCAAGACCTTCGCCACCCTGGGCGCCTACAACCACATTCCCAGCCTGTGGCTGTATGGCGCCAACGATTCCTATTTCGGGCCGGTTCTGGCGCAGCGGCTGTTTCGCTCGTTTACGGGTTCCGGCGGCCAGGCGCAACTGGTCGCCTATGGCCCGTTCAAGCGCGACGCCCACCTGACCCTGGGCAGCCGCGATGGGGTGGCCGTGTGGCTGCCTGCCACCGAGCGCTTCCTGCAGAAAATCGGCATGCCGGTGCGCCAGGTCTACCGCGTGGCCGATGCGCCGTCGCCGCCGGCCACGCATTTCGCGCCGCAGGACGACATTGCCGCCGTGCCGTATCTGGAAGAGCAGGGCCGCGCCGCCTACCGCGACTTCCTCGAGAAAACCGCGCCGCGCGCCTTTGCCCTGTCGGCCAGCGGTGCCTGGGCCTGGGCCGAGGAGGGCGAAAGCCCCGACGTGCGCGCCCTCGCTTCGTGCCAGCGGCGCAGCAGCCTGCCGTGCCAGCTGTATTCGGTCGATGAAAGCGTCGTCTGGCCCGTCGACGGCGCCAGCGCGAGCGCCGCCGGCGGCGCGCAATAG
- a CDS encoding NYN domain-containing protein: MASSPENLSMAVFCDFENVALGVRDANYEKFDIKPILERLLLKGSIVVKKAYCDWDRYKSFKGTMHEANFELIEIPHVRQSGKNSADIRLVVDALDLCYTKAHVNTFVIISGDSDFSPLVSKLRENAKQVIGVGVKQSTSDLLVANCDEFIFYDDLVRESRRTAAKRDARETPAAKRSPDEEVRRKEKYESRKTEAIEMAVATFDALVSERGDSGKIWASMLKEAIKRRKPDFSESYYGFRTFGNLLEEAQTRGLLEFGRDEKSGAYVYRSSGLVPVAAPVSGEVASEAIVTGETGVAAEEGNQREGGSRRDSRRNGRGGRKQNEQRRGESAPQAFVPVADAEAVVEQYAPAPQPEVQHEVAEAAAEVVAEEGNAKRGSRRNGRGGRKNGDGAREARAEVVEVAAVEAMPEPVVEAIVEAVAEAKPKAKPRTPARKTAAAKKPAKKAADAVESAPVVEAAPVEIAPVAEDKPAKTPARRPARKKAEAA; the protein is encoded by the coding sequence ATGGCGTCATCCCCAGAAAACCTCAGCATGGCCGTGTTTTGCGACTTCGAGAACGTCGCGCTCGGCGTGCGAGATGCAAATTACGAAAAATTCGATATCAAGCCCATCCTCGAACGCTTGCTGCTCAAGGGCAGCATCGTTGTCAAGAAGGCATATTGCGACTGGGACCGTTATAAAAGTTTCAAGGGCACCATGCACGAGGCGAACTTCGAGCTGATCGAAATTCCCCACGTGCGCCAGTCCGGCAAGAATTCGGCTGACATCCGCCTGGTGGTCGATGCGCTGGACCTGTGCTACACCAAGGCCCACGTCAACACCTTCGTCATCATCAGCGGCGATTCCGACTTTTCGCCGCTCGTGTCGAAACTGCGCGAAAACGCCAAGCAGGTGATCGGCGTAGGCGTCAAGCAGTCGACCTCCGACCTGCTGGTGGCCAACTGCGACGAATTCATTTTCTACGATGACCTGGTGCGCGAGAGCCGCCGCACGGCCGCCAAGCGTGATGCGCGCGAAACCCCGGCCGCCAAGCGTTCGCCCGACGAAGAAGTGCGCCGCAAGGAAAAATACGAGTCGCGCAAGACGGAAGCGATCGAGATGGCCGTTGCCACCTTCGACGCGCTGGTCTCGGAGCGCGGCGACAGCGGCAAGATCTGGGCCTCGATGCTGAAAGAAGCGATCAAGCGCCGCAAGCCGGACTTCAGCGAGTCGTACTACGGTTTCCGCACCTTCGGCAATCTGCTGGAAGAAGCGCAGACGCGCGGCTTGCTGGAATTTGGCCGCGATGAAAAATCGGGCGCCTATGTCTACCGCAGCAGCGGCCTGGTGCCTGTCGCTGCGCCCGTGAGCGGGGAAGTGGCCAGCGAAGCCATCGTCACCGGCGAGACCGGCGTGGCGGCGGAAGAGGGCAATCAGCGCGAAGGCGGCAGCCGCCGCGATTCGCGCCGCAATGGACGTGGCGGCCGCAAGCAGAACGAACAACGCCGCGGCGAGTCCGCGCCACAGGCCTTCGTGCCGGTGGCCGACGCCGAAGCAGTCGTCGAACAGTATGCGCCGGCGCCGCAGCCGGAGGTGCAGCACGAAGTAGCAGAAGCCGCCGCCGAGGTGGTGGCCGAAGAAGGCAACGCCAAGCGCGGTTCGCGCCGCAATGGCCGTGGCGGCCGCAAGAATGGCGATGGCGCCCGCGAAGCGCGCGCCGAAGTTGTCGAAGTCGCTGCTGTGGAAGCCATGCCTGAGCCGGTAGTTGAAGCGATCGTGGAAGCCGTCGCCGAAGCGAAGCCGAAGGCCAAGCCGCGCACGCCGGCCCGCAAGACGGCAGCGGCGAAGAAGCCGGCCAAGAAGGCGGCTGACGCCGTGGAATCGGCTCCTGTCGTCGAAGCGGCACCGGTGGAAATCGCGCCTGTAGCGGAAGACAAGCCAGCCAAGACGCCAGCGCGCCGTCCGGCACGCAAGAAGGCGGAAGCGGCTTGA
- the trhA gene encoding PAQR family membrane homeostasis protein TrhA, which yields MYHGERFNSISHTVGAALAAIGGVILIVVAARTGDPWKIVSCSVYAAMLLTLYLTSTLYHSVRGKAKAVLQRLDHCAIYLLIAGTYTPFMLVTLRGPWGWSLFGVVWGLALFGIVQEYVYAKGARILSLVIYVAMGWLIVIGIKPLLAALEWKGFLWLVAGGLCYTGGIAFYATDHKLRHGHGIWHLFVLAGSSCHFVAILFYVA from the coding sequence ATGTACCACGGCGAACGCTTCAACAGCATCTCCCATACGGTGGGCGCCGCGCTGGCGGCCATCGGCGGCGTCATCCTGATCGTCGTGGCGGCCCGCACGGGCGACCCGTGGAAAATCGTCAGCTGCAGCGTGTATGCGGCCATGCTGCTGACCTTGTATCTGACGTCCACCCTGTACCACAGCGTGCGGGGCAAGGCCAAGGCCGTGCTGCAGCGGCTCGACCACTGCGCCATCTACCTGCTCATCGCGGGCACCTACACGCCGTTCATGCTGGTGACCCTGCGCGGGCCGTGGGGCTGGTCGCTGTTCGGCGTCGTCTGGGGCCTGGCCCTGTTTGGCATCGTGCAGGAATATGTGTACGCGAAAGGCGCGCGCATCCTGTCGCTGGTCATTTACGTGGCCATGGGCTGGCTGATCGTCATCGGCATCAAGCCGCTGCTGGCGGCGCTCGAGTGGAAAGGCTTCCTGTGGCTGGTGGCTGGCGGCCTGTGCTACACGGGCGGCATCGCTTTCTATGCCACCGACCACAAGCTGCGCCATGGCCACGGCATCTGGCATCTGTTCGTGCTGGCCGGCAGTAGCTGCCATTTTGTCGCCATTTTGTTCTACGTTGCCTGA
- a CDS encoding LysR family transcriptional regulator yields the protein MDINSDDLKIFVTVIDSGTLSAAAVHLGQTTSGVSRALSRLEDKLATSLLTRTTRRMELTEEGQLFLDKARAILASMEDVEESIRIRRQKPAGRLSVDAASPFMLHCVVPHVAEFRAMYPDIRLELTSNDQIADLLEHRTDIAIRIGALVDSTLHARALTASPLHVLATPAYLARHGEPATPEALSGHALLGFAQYDLGNNWPLRHETGNSLQIVPALAASSGETLRQLALHDQGIVCLSDFMTKDDIAAGRLVKVLQPFYTGYRQQIHAVYYRNTQLAQRISCFLEFLQHKL from the coding sequence ATGGATATCAATTCGGACGATCTGAAAATCTTCGTCACCGTCATCGACAGCGGCACCCTGAGCGCGGCCGCCGTGCACCTGGGGCAAACCACGTCGGGCGTCAGCCGTGCCCTGTCGCGGCTGGAAGACAAGCTGGCCACCTCTTTGCTGACGCGCACGACGCGGCGCATGGAGCTGACGGAAGAGGGGCAGCTGTTCCTGGACAAGGCACGCGCCATTCTCGCCTCGATGGAAGACGTGGAGGAATCTATCCGCATCCGCCGCCAGAAGCCGGCCGGGCGCCTGTCCGTCGATGCCGCTTCACCCTTCATGCTCCATTGCGTGGTGCCGCACGTGGCCGAATTTCGCGCCATGTACCCGGACATCCGCCTGGAACTGACCAGCAACGACCAGATCGCCGACCTGCTCGAACACCGCACCGATATCGCCATCCGCATCGGCGCCCTGGTCGATTCGACCCTGCATGCGCGCGCCTTGACTGCCAGCCCGCTGCACGTGCTGGCCACGCCCGCCTACCTGGCGCGCCACGGCGAGCCGGCCACGCCGGAAGCGCTGTCCGGCCACGCGCTGCTGGGCTTTGCCCAGTACGACCTGGGGAACAACTGGCCGCTGCGCCACGAGACGGGCAACAGCCTGCAGATCGTGCCCGCGCTGGCCGCGTCCAGCGGCGAAACCCTGCGCCAGCTGGCCCTGCACGACCAGGGCATCGTCTGCCTGTCCGACTTCATGACGAAGGACGACATCGCGGCCGGCCGCCTGGTGAAAGTGCTGCAGCCGTTCTATACGGGCTACCGCCAGCAGATCCACGCCGTCTACTACCGCAACACGCAGCTGGCGCAGCGCATCAGCTGCTTCCTCGAATTCCTGCAGCACAAGCTGTAA
- a CDS encoding bifunctional diguanylate cyclase/phosphodiesterase, producing the protein MLRGRLPLSISAAAALTFACGVSVTAVLFAAISQLEYDKMSLSLQQRAGARVAAIEQGLDDAVEVLTTTNQLFAAVVPVTREQFHDFTTPLLRRHPFIQAFNFHRIVPHAQRAAFEAELRRIVPDYAMTEMRDGVVVPATTRASYLVVDYLEPLQGNGPAFGLNVSPNGVLARALEQAIISGQTTATGLLALAQGPRQGFVMVHPVYRHGAPLQTVQQRRAALIGDTAAVILAGELVQKILAGADLLGDPQLELSVYADAGADPRQLIFRHGQAPANEAGGAWESLPRWLHFAYHDHYDRAFTSAGRPWHVRVVAHPRPFLADHLGSLFTVITGLLFSLLTAAFVQSLTQRSRRVQLLVEQRTADLKRSNELLSADVRARQRTERALQESEKRFRRLLALSSDWYWEQDANFCFTHITSGFTDKSNMPLERFIGMTRWENNPEMRNSRWGKQHIANLEAHLPFSNLEYAMHDRDGQLRWFSINGEPLFNELGEFRGYRGTGSEITERKLAEQQIQHIAHHDVLTGLPNRALLRDRLAQAMALSRRKNRALWVLLIDLDRFKFVNDSLGHKAGDLLLKTIATRLQASLRESDTVARLSGDEFVAILCEQADEVLSSAIVQRVMDAVAQPVLLDGKEFFVTCSIGVAVYDMSRYDAPGDVTLNGETQNLIEQADIAMYCAKKQGRNNIKFYTTAMNQATLERLRIETALRNALEREQFVLHYQPQVDLASGRIVGVEALLRWQHPDLGMVAPQRFIALAEDTGLIVPIGAWVMREACAQVKRWHAAGLDTLRLAVNLSARQFNEPNLVASIAEVLLETGLPPACLELELTESLFMHDVALAVSQLHDMKALGVQLSIDDFGTGYSSFAYLRTFPIDVLKIDRSFVGDVARDADDAAIVVSIIALAHNLKLRVVAEGVETAEQLDYLRRHGCDEAQGYYFSHPLPAHEVEALLHTAVQDSGVLT; encoded by the coding sequence ATGCTGCGTGGCCGCCTGCCATTGTCGATTTCCGCCGCGGCCGCGCTGACCTTTGCCTGCGGCGTCAGCGTGACGGCCGTGCTGTTCGCCGCCATCAGCCAGCTCGAATACGACAAGATGAGCCTGAGCCTGCAGCAGCGCGCCGGCGCCAGGGTGGCCGCCATCGAGCAGGGACTCGACGATGCGGTCGAGGTGCTGACGACGACGAACCAGCTGTTTGCCGCCGTCGTGCCCGTCACGCGCGAACAGTTCCATGACTTCACCACGCCGCTGCTGCGGCGCCACCCGTTCATCCAGGCCTTCAATTTCCACCGCATCGTGCCGCATGCGCAGCGCGCCGCATTCGAAGCGGAGCTGCGGCGCATCGTGCCCGACTACGCCATGACGGAAATGCGCGACGGCGTCGTCGTGCCCGCGACGACGCGCGCCAGCTACCTGGTGGTGGACTACCTCGAACCCTTGCAGGGCAACGGCCCAGCCTTCGGCCTGAACGTCAGCCCGAACGGCGTGCTGGCGCGCGCGCTGGAACAGGCGATCATCAGCGGCCAGACCACCGCCACCGGCTTGCTGGCCCTGGCGCAGGGACCGCGGCAAGGTTTCGTCATGGTGCATCCCGTGTACCGCCACGGCGCGCCCCTGCAGACGGTGCAGCAGCGGCGCGCGGCGCTGATCGGCGATACGGCGGCCGTCATCCTGGCCGGGGAACTGGTGCAGAAAATCCTCGCCGGCGCCGACCTGCTGGGCGACCCGCAGCTCGAACTGAGCGTCTACGCGGACGCCGGCGCCGACCCGCGCCAATTGATCTTCCGGCATGGCCAGGCGCCCGCCAACGAAGCTGGCGGCGCCTGGGAATCCTTGCCGCGCTGGCTGCACTTTGCCTACCACGACCATTATGACCGGGCCTTTACTTCCGCCGGCCGGCCCTGGCATGTGCGCGTGGTGGCCCATCCGCGCCCCTTCCTGGCCGACCATCTGGGCTCATTATTCACCGTGATCACGGGCTTGCTGTTCAGCTTGCTGACGGCCGCTTTCGTGCAGTCGCTGACGCAGCGCTCGCGCCGCGTACAGTTGCTGGTGGAGCAACGCACGGCCGACCTCAAGCGCAGCAACGAGCTGCTCAGCGCCGACGTGCGGGCGCGCCAGCGCACGGAGCGCGCCCTGCAGGAAAGCGAGAAGCGCTTCCGCCGCCTGCTGGCCCTGTCCTCGGACTGGTACTGGGAACAGGATGCCAACTTCTGCTTTACCCACATCACCAGCGGTTTCACGGACAAGTCGAACATGCCGCTGGAACGCTTCATCGGCATGACGCGCTGGGAAAACAATCCGGAGATGCGCAATTCGCGCTGGGGCAAGCAGCATATCGCCAACCTGGAAGCGCACCTGCCCTTTTCCAACCTCGAATATGCGATGCACGACCGCGACGGCCAGCTGCGCTGGTTCAGCATCAATGGCGAACCGCTGTTCAACGAACTCGGTGAATTCCGCGGCTACCGGGGCACGGGTTCCGAAATCACGGAACGCAAGCTGGCCGAGCAGCAAATCCAGCACATCGCCCACCACGACGTGCTGACGGGCTTGCCCAACCGCGCCCTGCTGCGCGACCGCCTGGCGCAGGCGATGGCCCTGTCGCGCCGCAAGAACCGCGCATTGTGGGTACTGTTGATCGACCTCGACCGCTTCAAGTTCGTCAACGACAGCCTCGGTCACAAGGCTGGCGACCTGCTGCTGAAAACCATCGCCACGCGCCTGCAGGCCAGCCTGCGCGAAAGCGATACGGTGGCGCGCCTGTCGGGCGACGAATTCGTCGCCATCCTGTGCGAACAGGCGGACGAAGTGCTCAGCAGCGCCATCGTGCAGCGCGTGATGGATGCCGTGGCCCAGCCGGTACTGTTGGATGGCAAGGAATTCTTCGTCACCTGCAGCATCGGCGTGGCCGTCTACGACATGTCGCGCTACGACGCGCCCGGCGACGTGACCCTGAATGGCGAGACGCAGAACCTGATCGAGCAGGCCGACATCGCCATGTACTGCGCCAAGAAACAGGGCCGCAACAACATCAAGTTCTACACGACGGCCATGAACCAGGCCACCCTGGAGCGCCTGCGCATCGAGACGGCGCTACGCAACGCGCTAGAACGCGAACAGTTCGTGCTGCACTACCAGCCGCAGGTGGACCTGGCCAGCGGGCGCATCGTCGGCGTGGAAGCGCTGCTGCGCTGGCAGCATCCGGACCTGGGCATGGTGGCGCCGCAGCGCTTCATCGCGCTGGCGGAAGACACGGGCCTGATCGTGCCGATCGGCGCCTGGGTCATGCGCGAAGCGTGCGCGCAGGTGAAACGCTGGCATGCGGCGGGACTCGATACCTTGCGCCTGGCCGTGAACCTGTCGGCGCGCCAGTTCAACGAGCCTAACCTGGTGGCATCGATCGCCGAAGTGCTGCTGGAAACGGGCTTGCCGCCCGCCTGCCTGGAGCTGGAACTGACGGAAAGCCTGTTCATGCACGACGTGGCGCTGGCCGTCAGCCAGCTGCACGACATGAAGGCGCTGGGGGTGCAGCTGTCGATCGACGACTTCGGCACCGGCTATTCCAGCTTCGCCTACCTGCGCACCTTCCCCATCGACGTGCTGAAGATCGACCGCAGTTTCGTCGGCGACGTGGCGCGCGACGCGGACGACGCGGCCATCGTCGTCTCCATCATCGCGCTGGCGCACAATCTGAAACTGCGCGTGGTGGCCGAAGGGGTGGAAACGGCCGAGCAGCTAGATTACCTGCGCCGCCATGGCTGCGACGAGGCGCAAGGCTATTACTTCAGCCACCCGCTGCCCGCGCATGAAGTGGAAGCGCTGCTGCATACGGCGGTGCAAGACAGCGGCGTCCTGACTTGA
- a CDS encoding transferase spermidine synthase has translation MPENRSTTPLSPQVHTCGDRRRLEFQPGMIQSEMLLSRPDHLLLRYARAMMCFTLFVPRPRHILMVGLGGGSLLKFCHRHLPETCITVLELRADVIALREQFMLPPDDARLRIIETDAVSYIRQHPGCADVLLLDGYDETGLPPALGSARFYADCLRALLPGGVLVANLFSYDEHYPAMLARLMLTFRGAVCHFDGIAGNNRIVFAAKPGQDPGAGGRAVRVVRLVRWRRMAGLAFLNRFLPAWQLWRLRRQSGAGSD, from the coding sequence ATGCCGGAAAACAGAAGCACCACCCCACTTTCCCCGCAGGTGCATACCTGTGGCGACCGGCGCCGCCTGGAATTCCAGCCCGGCATGATCCAGAGCGAAATGCTGCTGTCGCGCCCCGACCATCTGCTGCTGCGCTATGCGCGCGCCATGATGTGTTTTACGCTGTTCGTGCCGCGCCCGCGGCACATCCTGATGGTGGGACTGGGCGGCGGTTCGCTGCTGAAATTCTGCCACCGCCACCTGCCCGAGACGTGCATCACGGTGCTGGAATTGCGCGCCGACGTGATCGCCCTGCGCGAGCAGTTCATGCTGCCGCCCGACGATGCGCGCCTGCGCATCATCGAGACGGATGCCGTCAGCTACATCCGCCAGCATCCGGGCTGCGCCGACGTGCTGCTGCTCGACGGCTACGACGAAACGGGCTTGCCGCCAGCCCTCGGCAGCGCCCGCTTCTACGCGGACTGCCTGCGCGCCCTGCTGCCCGGCGGCGTGCTGGTGGCCAACCTGTTCAGCTATGACGAGCACTACCCCGCCATGCTGGCGCGGCTGATGCTCACCTTCCGCGGCGCCGTCTGCCACTTCGATGGCATCGCCGGCAATAACCGCATCGTCTTCGCCGCCAAGCCCGGGCAGGACCCGGGCGCTGGCGGCCGCGCCGTGCGCGTGGTGCGCCTAGTGCGCTGGCGCCGGATGGCCGGCCTGGCGTTCCTGAACCGCTTTCTGCCGGCATGGCAATTGTGGCGTTTGCGCCGTCAGTCCGGCGCGGGCAGCGACTGA
- a CDS encoding GGDEF domain-containing protein, with protein MDIKTLVLALALGNLSLCAALFFFEYERKKSLSMSTWAVAKQCQAIAWCLLYFRGVLPDFLSILLGNSLLFAGMALDAGALWQAAGRNGWRRTVLPALGLSVGLFAACYLFDVAPLLRSAGGSLIVAGFFLSGVAALCLKWREASMLRRFLVVSMGLLSLLIAARGVLAAAVPGFDAELMQLAGFGALYLMMLTNAFGYLLLSREKLGGELARLEVLDAATGVPNRRGFYQALAPWMALARRPGLPTALVVLNIDHFKRVNDSYGHPVGDAVLKTIVDTCRQQLRDSDLMGRLGGAEFAIQLPRTTLVDALMVAERIRAAVEALPVKTERAVLQLTASLGVTTIRAEDSTVSLFKRADEALQSAKQAGRNRVVEAQAASTLDI; from the coding sequence ATGGACATCAAGACCCTGGTACTGGCCCTGGCGCTCGGCAACCTGAGCCTGTGCGCCGCCCTGTTCTTCTTCGAGTACGAGCGCAAGAAGTCGCTCAGCATGTCCACCTGGGCGGTGGCCAAGCAATGCCAGGCCATTGCCTGGTGTCTGCTGTATTTCCGCGGCGTGCTGCCCGATTTCCTCTCCATCCTGCTCGGCAACAGCCTGCTGTTTGCCGGCATGGCGCTCGATGCGGGCGCGTTGTGGCAGGCGGCCGGGCGCAACGGCTGGCGCCGCACCGTGCTGCCGGCGCTGGGCCTGTCGGTGGGACTGTTTGCCGCCTGCTACCTGTTCGACGTGGCGCCGCTGCTGCGCAGCGCCGGCGGTTCGCTGATCGTGGCCGGTTTCTTCCTCTCCGGCGTGGCGGCCCTGTGCCTGAAGTGGCGCGAGGCGAGCATGCTGCGCCGCTTCCTCGTCGTCAGCATGGGCCTGCTGTCCTTGCTGATCGCCGCGCGCGGCGTGCTGGCCGCCGCCGTCCCCGGTTTTGACGCGGAGCTGATGCAGCTGGCCGGCTTCGGCGCCCTGTACCTGATGATGCTGACGAACGCCTTCGGCTATCTGCTGCTGTCGCGTGAAAAACTGGGCGGCGAGCTGGCGCGGCTGGAAGTGCTCGACGCGGCCACGGGCGTGCCGAACCGGCGCGGCTTTTACCAGGCGCTGGCGCCATGGATGGCGCTGGCGCGCCGGCCCGGTTTGCCGACGGCGCTGGTGGTGCTCAATATCGACCACTTCAAACGAGTCAACGACAGCTATGGCCATCCCGTCGGCGATGCTGTGCTGAAAACCATCGTCGACACCTGCCGCCAGCAGTTGCGCGACAGCGACCTGATGGGCCGCCTTGGCGGCGCCGAATTCGCCATCCAGCTGCCGCGCACGACCCTGGTCGATGCGCTGATGGTGGCCGAGCGGATCCGCGCCGCTGTCGAAGCGCTGCCCGTCAAGACGGAGCGCGCCGTGCTGCAGCTGACGGCCAGCCTGGGGGTGACCACCATCCGCGCCGAAGACAGCACCGTCAGCCTGTTCAAGCGGGCCGACGAGGCGCTACAATCGGCCAAGCAGGCGGGCCGCAACCGCGTCGTCGAGGCGCAAGCTGCCAGCACTCTCGATATTTAA
- a CDS encoding calcium:proton antiporter, whose amino-acid sequence MKMLKSLPVWPLAAPIAGWLFLFGSTFNVGGAYQILLVAGLIGSVLAAVYHAEVVAHRIGEPYGTLVLALAVTLIEVALIVSLMLAGGPETTGLARDTVFAAIMIILNGIVGICLLLGAGRHREQTFGLLGVSASLATLAAIAVLTLVLPNYTSSAAGPFYNSSQLIFIAVISLVLYGTFVLVQTVRHRDYFLPKEAVGDEEVHAAPPTPTVAWVSAGALLVCLGAVVLLAKSLAPALETAIAAMGAPKTLVGIVIAAIVLLPEGLAAVRAARANRLQTSLNLALGSALASIGLTIPAVVVVSLATGLTITLGLDIKSTVLLLLSLMVATLSLGTGRTTVMQGTVHLVIFAVYLFTTIVP is encoded by the coding sequence ATGAAAATGCTTAAATCCCTGCCTGTATGGCCGCTTGCCGCCCCGATTGCCGGCTGGCTGTTTCTGTTCGGTTCCACCTTCAATGTCGGCGGCGCCTACCAGATCCTGCTGGTCGCTGGCCTGATCGGCAGCGTGCTGGCCGCCGTGTACCACGCGGAAGTGGTGGCGCACCGCATCGGCGAACCGTACGGCACCCTGGTGCTGGCGCTGGCCGTGACCTTGATCGAGGTGGCGCTGATCGTCTCGCTGATGCTGGCCGGCGGACCGGAAACGACGGGCCTGGCGCGCGACACCGTGTTTGCCGCCATCATGATCATCCTGAACGGCATCGTCGGCATCTGCCTGCTGCTGGGCGCCGGGCGCCACCGTGAGCAGACCTTCGGCCTGCTGGGCGTGAGCGCTTCGCTGGCCACCCTGGCGGCCATCGCCGTTCTGACCCTGGTGCTGCCGAACTACACGTCGAGCGCCGCCGGCCCCTTCTACAATTCCAGCCAACTGATCTTCATCGCCGTTATTTCCCTCGTCCTGTATGGCACCTTCGTGCTGGTGCAGACCGTGCGCCACCGCGATTACTTCCTGCCCAAGGAAGCCGTCGGTGATGAAGAGGTGCATGCGGCGCCGCCCACGCCAACAGTCGCCTGGGTCAGCGCCGGTGCGCTGCTCGTGTGCCTGGGCGCCGTGGTGCTGCTGGCCAAGTCGCTGGCGCCCGCGCTGGAGACGGCGATTGCCGCCATGGGCGCGCCGAAAACCCTGGTCGGCATCGTCATCGCCGCCATCGTTCTGCTGCCAGAAGGCCTGGCGGCCGTGCGCGCCGCGCGTGCCAACCGCCTGCAAACGAGTCTGAACCTGGCGCTCGGCTCCGCGCTGGCCAGTATCGGCCTGACGATACCGGCCGTTGTCGTGGTGTCGCTGGCCACGGGCCTGACGATTACCCTGGGGCTCGATATCAAGTCGACGGTGCTGCTGCTGCTGTCGCTGATGGTGGCCACCCTGTCGCTGGGCACGGGCCGCACCACGGTCATGCAGGGCACGGTGCACCTGGTGATTTTCGCCGTATATTTATTTACCACCATCGTGCCGTAA